A stretch of the Actinotalea sp. JY-7876 genome encodes the following:
- a CDS encoding serine/threonine-protein kinase, translated as MTARREPSSPPAIPGYESVQLLGMGGFADVFLYRQLMPRRSVAVKVLLASHLGDDVRERFRTEADLMATLSHHPSIVTIYHADVAADGRPFLVMEYCSRPGLGQRYRNERMGVAEVLRIGVRLASAVETAHRAGILHRDIKPANVLITDFGWPALTDFGIAATTGWSQGSAVGMSIPWSPPELLAENPTGDVRADVYSLSATIWSLLARRSPYEVVDGSNTAADLISRIERGALQPTGRGDVPESLHAVLTRAMDRSPERRHHSALAFARALQQVEAELMLPLTPLDLPEEASLPSEDTHEREDQGDSTRLRPVQSVSPDAAPAVVTAAPVGGIPGPAQQFPSTVPEQAPTGVPEAWQRAAAQTAADPEPEPSGSGSGAGRVIGASLGGVVVVAALVVGGVFAFRPDPGVEPTPTPTAVVPSIRAVPAPEALEGAVEDGAAVFTWENPDPQEGDSYLWGVSLAGTEPQLELVGEETVTVTPVVPGEQLCVEVSIVRSDGRFSTSPATACVQA; from the coding sequence GTGACCGCTCGACGCGAGCCGTCGTCCCCGCCCGCCATCCCGGGCTACGAGTCCGTCCAGCTCCTGGGGATGGGCGGCTTCGCCGACGTCTTCCTCTACCGCCAGCTCATGCCGCGCCGCTCGGTCGCGGTCAAGGTGCTGCTCGCGAGCCACCTCGGCGACGACGTGCGCGAGCGCTTCCGCACCGAGGCCGACCTCATGGCGACGCTCTCGCACCACCCGTCGATCGTCACCATCTACCACGCCGACGTCGCTGCGGACGGCCGGCCCTTCCTCGTCATGGAGTACTGCTCGCGCCCCGGCCTGGGCCAGCGGTACCGCAACGAGCGCATGGGCGTCGCGGAGGTCCTGCGCATCGGCGTCCGGCTCGCCTCCGCGGTCGAGACGGCGCACCGCGCCGGCATCCTGCACCGCGACATCAAGCCCGCCAACGTCCTCATCACGGACTTCGGCTGGCCGGCCCTGACCGACTTCGGCATCGCGGCCACGACCGGCTGGAGCCAGGGGAGCGCGGTCGGCATGTCGATCCCGTGGTCGCCCCCCGAGCTGCTGGCCGAGAACCCCACGGGTGACGTGCGTGCCGACGTGTACTCGCTGTCGGCGACGATCTGGTCCCTGCTCGCGCGCCGCTCGCCGTACGAGGTCGTCGACGGGTCGAACACCGCGGCCGACCTGATCTCCCGCATCGAGCGCGGCGCGCTGCAGCCGACGGGCCGCGGCGACGTGCCGGAGAGCCTGCACGCCGTGCTGACGCGCGCCATGGACCGCTCGCCCGAGCGCCGGCACCACAGCGCGCTCGCGTTCGCGCGGGCGCTGCAGCAGGTCGAGGCGGAGCTCATGCTCCCGCTGACGCCGCTGGACCTGCCCGAGGAGGCGTCGCTCCCCTCGGAGGACACCCACGAGCGCGAGGACCAGGGCGACTCCACCCGGCTGCGCCCCGTGCAGAGCGTGTCCCCCGACGCGGCGCCCGCCGTGGTCACGGCCGCGCCGGTCGGCGGCATCCCCGGGCCCGCGCAGCAGTTCCCGTCCACCGTGCCGGAGCAGGCGCCGACGGGCGTGCCCGAGGCCTGGCAGCGGGCGGCCGCCCAGACGGCCGCGGACCCCGAGCCCGAGCCTTCCGGCAGCGGCAGCGGCGCCGGTCGCGTCATCGGCGCGAGCCTGGGCGGTGTCGTGGTGGTGGCGGCGCTCGTGGTCGGCGGGGTGTTCGCGTTCCGCCCGGACCCGGGCGTCGAGCCGACCCCGACGCCGACGGCCGTGGTGCCGTCCATCCGCGCCGTCCCGGCGCCGGAGGCGCTCGAGGGCGCGGTCGAGGACGGCGCGGCCGTCTTCACCTGGGAGAATCCGGACCCGCAGGAGGGCGACAGCTACCTGTGGGGGGTGAGCCTCGCGGGCACGGAGCCGCAGCTCGAGCTGGTCGGCGAGGAGACGGTGACGGTGACGCCCGTGGTCCCCGGCGAGCAGCTGTGCGTCGAGGTCTCGATCGTCCGCTCGGACGGTCGCTTCTCGACCAGTCCGGCCACCGCCTGCGTGCAGGCCTAG
- a CDS encoding FHA domain-containing protein: MIVPLYAPGEWVAVVTDGRIALVPPTTDAALVRDLWDTVRAGAGLTGALQVLLRGGIAELPPFALVAVESDRAHVIVRGELEVEITGARSRTLTGAMVSTWAEEIHADVESVTVRTPALGGASTDGALPVLSGVVRAAGVRVETRSGAAAQPVPATALIRDVPTAAAPAPTPEPQPTPEPEPTPEPEPQPALESELESEPEPEPTPEPEPEPEPEPEPEPEPEPEPEPEPEPEPTPEPEPEPTPEPEPTPEPEPEPEPTPEPTPEPAPEPTPAPETRALARHALPRGRVEPEDLDDLEYTLLQAPAAAPQSAPAPAPAPAPAPAPVPAPAAARVPQPVATSPVSGAEDHDGMTVLSSDVVALRRQLPDWAGDAVPALAVPDTRTPPPAKIHLSSGLVVSLNRPVLLGRAPQVSRVSNSELPRLVTVPSPNQDISRTHCEVRMDGEDVLVTDLRSTNGVLLLRQGQGPQRLHPGEPTVVETGVVVDLGEDVTFIVERGT; the protein is encoded by the coding sequence ATGATCGTCCCCCTGTACGCCCCCGGCGAGTGGGTGGCCGTCGTGACCGACGGCCGGATCGCCCTCGTCCCGCCGACCACCGATGCCGCGCTCGTGCGCGACCTGTGGGACACGGTGCGTGCGGGTGCGGGGCTGACCGGGGCGCTCCAGGTGCTGCTGCGCGGCGGGATCGCTGAGCTCCCGCCGTTCGCGCTCGTCGCGGTCGAGTCCGACCGCGCGCACGTCATCGTGCGGGGCGAGCTCGAGGTCGAGATCACGGGCGCGCGGTCCCGCACGCTCACGGGCGCCATGGTCTCCACCTGGGCCGAGGAGATCCACGCCGACGTCGAGTCCGTCACGGTCCGGACCCCCGCCCTCGGCGGGGCGTCCACCGACGGGGCACTGCCCGTGCTGTCCGGCGTCGTGCGCGCCGCGGGCGTGCGGGTGGAGACCAGGTCGGGTGCGGCCGCCCAGCCCGTCCCCGCGACGGCGCTCATCAGGGACGTCCCGACGGCAGCGGCGCCCGCGCCGACGCCGGAGCCGCAGCCCACGCCGGAGCCCGAGCCCACGCCGGAGCCGGAGCCGCAGCCCGCCCTCGAGTCGGAGCTCGAGTCGGAGCCCGAGCCTGAGCCCACGCCTGAGCCGGAGCCGGAGCCCGAGCCGGAGCCGGAGCCGGAGCCGGAGCCGGAGCCGGAGCCGGAGCCCGAGCCCGAGCCGGAGCCCACGCCCGAGCCCGAGCCGGAGCCCACGCCCGAGCCCGAGCCCACGCCCGAGCCGGAGCCCGAGCCCGAGCCCACGCCCGAGCCCACGCCCGAGCCCGCCCCGGAGCCCACCCCCGCGCCGGAGACGCGCGCGCTCGCGCGTCATGCCCTGCCCCGCGGTCGGGTCGAGCCCGAGGATCTCGACGACCTGGAGTACACGCTGCTCCAGGCGCCCGCCGCCGCCCCGCAGTCCGCGCCCGCACCCGCGCCCGCGCCGGCACCTGCGCCGGCGCCCGTGCCGGCCCCTGCCGCGGCGCGCGTCCCGCAGCCGGTGGCGACGTCGCCGGTCTCCGGGGCCGAGGACCACGACGGCATGACGGTCCTCAGCTCCGACGTCGTGGCCCTGCGCCGGCAGCTGCCGGACTGGGCGGGCGACGCCGTGCCGGCGCTGGCCGTGCCGGACACCCGGACGCCGCCCCCGGCCAAGATCCACCTCTCCTCGGGCCTCGTGGTCTCGCTCAACCGCCCGGTGCTGCTCGGCCGGGCGCCGCAGGTCTCACGGGTCTCCAACAGCGAGCTGCCGCGCCTGGTCACGGTGCCCAGCCCGAACCAGGACATCTCCCGCACGCACTGCGAGGTGCGGATGGACGGCGAGGACGTCCTGGTCACGGACCTGCGCTCGACCAACGGCGTCCTGCTGCTGCGTCAGGGCCAGGGCCCGCAGCGCCTGCACCCGGGCGAGCCGACGGTGGTCGAGACGGGCGTCGTCGTCGACCTGGGGGAGGACGTGACGTTCATCGTGGAGCGCGGCACGTGA